In one Nocardia tengchongensis genomic region, the following are encoded:
- a CDS encoding hemolysin family protein has protein sequence MSALLTVLSLLGFIALTAGTALFVAAEFSLTALERSTVEAHARDGDRRARQVRQAHRTLSFQLSGAQLGITITTLITGYIAEPVLARLLEPMLDAFGVSDGTRQGISLALALILATSLSMIYGELVPKNIAIASPLETARWTAGPMIAFSSVFKWMINFLNGAANWAVRRLGIEPAEELRSARSPQELGSLVRTSALHGALDQRTAQVVDRSLQFGERTAEELMTPRMTIETLDQDCTLADLIDAARETGYSRFPVIDGDLDNTLGFVHIKQTFVHPVKDRRNITLKSIAQQVPIVPASLDGDEVLERVRRDGMQVALVVDEYGGTAGIVTMEDLIEEILGDVRDEHDEEELDVRRTPNGWNCSGLMRIDEVSRTTGYDPPEGEYETLGGLVLTRLGRIPETGDEVLLPEPGNHQLEHTHTPGGWIATVERMDGRRIDRVLIRPIDAEALAIWEQTHG, from the coding sequence GTGTCGGCCCTGCTCACCGTTCTGAGTCTGCTCGGATTCATCGCTCTGACCGCCGGCACCGCGCTGTTCGTGGCCGCCGAGTTCTCCCTCACCGCCCTGGAACGCTCCACCGTGGAGGCGCACGCCCGTGACGGCGACCGCCGCGCCCGGCAGGTGCGGCAGGCGCATCGCACCCTCTCGTTCCAGTTGTCGGGCGCCCAACTGGGCATCACCATCACCACGCTGATCACCGGTTACATCGCCGAGCCCGTGCTGGCACGGCTGCTGGAACCGATGCTGGACGCTTTCGGCGTGAGCGACGGCACCCGGCAGGGCATTTCGCTGGCGCTGGCGCTGATCCTGGCCACCTCGCTGTCGATGATCTACGGCGAACTGGTGCCCAAAAACATCGCCATCGCCTCTCCGCTGGAAACCGCGCGCTGGACCGCGGGGCCGATGATCGCCTTCTCCAGCGTCTTCAAATGGATGATCAATTTCCTGAACGGGGCCGCCAACTGGGCGGTGCGCCGGTTGGGTATCGAGCCGGCCGAGGAACTGCGTTCGGCGCGATCACCGCAGGAATTGGGTTCGCTGGTGCGGACTTCCGCGTTGCACGGGGCGCTCGATCAGCGCACCGCGCAGGTGGTGGATCGCTCGCTACAGTTCGGTGAGCGCACCGCCGAGGAACTCATGACGCCGCGCATGACCATCGAAACCCTCGATCAGGATTGCACTCTCGCCGATCTGATCGATGCCGCCCGCGAGACCGGCTACTCCCGGTTCCCGGTCATCGACGGCGATCTCGACAACACGCTCGGGTTCGTGCACATCAAGCAGACCTTCGTGCATCCGGTGAAGGACCGCCGCAACATCACCTTGAAGTCGATCGCGCAGCAGGTGCCGATCGTGCCGGCCAGTCTGGACGGCGACGAGGTGCTCGAGCGGGTGCGCCGCGACGGCATGCAGGTGGCGCTGGTGGTCGACGAGTACGGCGGCACCGCGGGCATCGTCACCATGGAGGACCTGATCGAGGAGATCCTCGGCGACGTGCGCGACGAGCACGACGAGGAGGAACTCGATGTGCGCCGCACCCCGAACGGCTGGAACTGCTCGGGCCTGATGCGCATCGACGAGGTGTCCCGCACCACCGGATACGACCCGCCCGAGGGCGAATACGAAACCCTGGGCGGCCTGGTGCTGACCCGTCTGGGCCGGATTCCGGAGACCGGCGACGAGGTGCTGCTGCCCGAACCCGGCAACCATCAGCTCGAGCACACGCACACTCCTGGCGGCTGGATCGCCACCGTGGAGCGCATGGACGGCCGGCGGATCGACCGGGTCCTGATCCGGCCCATCGACGCCGAGGCCCTCGCGATCTGGGAGCAGACCCATGGGTGA